The genomic region ATTGGAGAAAATAGCAGGTAATGTGAGGACAGTTAATGTTGTTGGTAGGTGGAGGATGTATAAGAAACTATATGCTCTAAGAACTAAGATGCTTAAACAATAATTGTTTAGCTTGTAATAGAATCCATTATCTTCTTAAATCTTGTATGGAATTTTTCCCTACTAAACTCTTTGGAAGCATATTTATGTATTTTCCTAAATATTTTTGGATAGTTTTCGAGGGCTTCCCATATTTTCTCGATTGCTTCATCTATAGTTCTATACGAGTATCCATACTTATCTCTCTTAATAATATCATAGTATGCTCCGCCAGATCTATGAATAACAGGGACTAGTCCAGCAACCATTCCTTCAGCTACAGCCATTCCAAAATGTTCATATTTCATAGTATGCAATAATACACGTGAATGTATTAATAATTCTAATAGTTCTCTACGAGAAGCATTAGGGACTAGTGTCAAGTTTGATAAGTTATGTTTATGTTTTAAAGCAAGTATTTTTAGGAAATAAGATTTATTCCTTGGATTACTAACGCTTCCAACAATAATGAATCTTAAGTTTCTTAATCTCTTAGCAATCTCAACAATAAACTCATAGTTTTTCTCTGGCGAAAACCTACCTATTGAAACTATATTATAGGGTTCACTACCTTTTTTCTCAAAATATGCTTTTCCAAAAAACTCAACATCGATAGGTGGA from Staphylothermus marinus F1 harbors:
- a CDS encoding glycosyltransferase; translation: MRKALVIHTSLSGLGGAEKVSLAIIESLKKMNYYVKLFTVEPTNWKQLIKVFNIESETLPHEYYYLLPFHIRKFTIYTRLIASKIMELKIKRGFNIVINTHGDALPIATDIVYMHFPGFIAEEFYPYKHGSISSLVNKIYLAGYDLLRRHLIPSFENSIVLCNSSFSRAVIKLKLNIDAQVVYPPIDVEFFGKAYFEKKGSEPYNIVSIGRFSPEKNYEFIVEIAKRLRNLRFIIVGSVSNPRNKSYFLKILALKHKHNLSNLTLVPNASRRELLELLIHSRVLLHTMKYEHFGMAVAEGMVAGLVPVIHRSGGAYYDIIKRDKYGYSYRTIDEAIEKIWEALENYPKIFRKIHKYASKEFSREKFHTRFKKIMDSITS